GTCGGCACCATGCTCGGCCACGAGGTGACCAAGCTCTACGGTGGCGCGGGCCTGCCCGACGACACCATCGACATCACCTTCACCGGCTCGGCGGGCAACAGCTTCGGCGCCTTCGTGCCCGCGGGCATCACGCTGCGCGTGCAGGGTGACGCGAACGACTATGTCGGCAAGGGACTTTCCGGTGGCCACCTGGTGGTGCGCCCGTCGCTCGACGCGCCGGACGGCTTCAAGCCGGAAGAGAACATCATCGCGGGCAACGTGATCCTGTTCGGTGCCACCAACGGGCACGCGTTCATCAGCGGTGTGGTCGGCGAGCGGTTCGCCGTGCGCAACTCCGGCGCCACCGCGGTGGTCGAGGGCGTCGGCGATCACGGCTGCGAGTACATGACCGGTGGCCGCGTGGTCATCCTCGGCGAGACCGGCCGCAACTTCGGTGCGGGCATGTCCGGCGGTGTCGCGTTCGTCTACAACCCGGACGGCACCTTCGAGGACAAGCTCAACCCCGAGCAGGCCGACGCCGTCGAACAGCTCTCCGGTGACGACTTCACCTGGCTGCGCGACGTCGTCACCGAGCACCGCGACCAGACCGGATCGGCTGTCGCCGAACGCATCCTGGGCGACTGGTCGCAGCAGGTGAACCACTTCGTGAAGGTCATGCCGCGCGAATACAAGAAGGTACTGCTCGCCATCTCCGAGGCGGAGAAGGCCGGCAAGGACGTCGACGAGGCGATCATGGAGGCGGCACGTGGCTGACACGCGACGCATCCAACAGCTGAGTCCACTGTCCACAGGCAAGATTACGGAGGCCGAACGTGGCTGACGCACAAGGTTTTTTGAAGCACACCAAGCGGGAACTGCCGACGCGTCGACCCGTGCCGCTGCGGCTGATGGACTGGAAAGAGGTCTACGAGGAGGGTTTCGCGCACGAGACCCTGCAGCGTCAGGCCAGCCGGTGCATGGACTGCGGTATCCCGTTCTGCCACAACGGTTGCCCGCTGGGCAACCTGATCCCCGAGTGGAACGACCTGGTCTACAAGGGACAGTGGCGCGAGGGCATCGATCGGCTGCACGCCACCAACAACTTTCCGGAGTTCACCGGGCGGTTGTGCCCGGCGCCGTGTGAGGCGTCCTGTGTCCTGGGTATCAACCAGGACCCGGTGACGATCAAGCAGGTCGAGGTCGAGCTCATCGAGAACGCCTTCGACGAGGGCTGGGTGACCCCGGTCTACCCGACCCGGTTGACCGGTAAGCGGATCGCGGTCGTCGGCTCCGGTCCCGCGGGACTCGCCGCGGCACAGCAGCTCACCCGTGCCGGGCACACCGTGACCGTGTTCGAGCGGGCCGACCGCATCGGCGGCTTGCTGCGCTACGGCATCCCGGAATTCAAGATGGAGAAGCGCTTCATCGACCGCCGGATGGCGCAGATGGAGGCCGAGGGCACCATCTTCAAGACCGGCGTGAACGTCGGTGTCGACATCACCGCCGAGCAGCTGCGCGAGCAGTTCGACTCGATCGTGCTGGCCGGCGGCGCGACCATCGCGCGTGACCTGCCGATCCCCGGACGCGAGCTGGACGGCATCCATCAGGCCATGGAGTTCCTGCCGTGGGCCAACCGGGTGCAGCTGGGCGACGACGTCACCGATGCCGACGGCCTGCCGCCCATCCACGCGAAGGGCAAGAAGGTCGTCATCATCGGTGGCGGTGACACCGGTGCCGACTGCCTCGGCACCTCGCACCGGCAGGGCGCCGAGAGCATCCACCAGTTCGAGATCATGCCGCGCCCGCCGGAGGAGCGCGCTTCCTCCACTCCGTGGCCCACCTACCCGCTGATGTACCGGGTGTCCTCGGCGCACGAGGAGGGCGGCGAGCGGGTGTTCTCCGTCAACACCGAGCGTTTCGTCGGCGCGGACGGCAAGGTCACCGGCCTGCAGGCGCACGAGGTGACGATGGTCAACGGCCGCTTCGAGAAGGTCGACGGCACCGACTTCACCCTCGAGGCCGATCTCGTGCTGCTCGCCATGGGCTTCACCGGTCCCGAAAAGCGCGGCCTGCTCGAAGAACTCGGCGTCGGCTACGACCAGCGCGGCAACGTCCAGCGCGACAAGGGCTGGTCGACCAACATCCCCGGCGTGTTCGTCGCGGGCGATATGGGCCGCGGCCAGTCCCTCATCGTCTGGGCCATCGCGGAGGGTCGCGCCGCGGCCGCCGCGGTGGACCGCTTCCTGGAGGGTGAGACGGCGCTTCCCGCCCCGATCACCCCCAGCATGGTCGCCCAGCGATGATCTGAACCCCTCTCTTACCGGAGCGGAAAAAGGCGTCTGTGGACTTCGGTCCGCAGACGCCTTTGTTCTTTGCGTCGTCGCGGTACTGCGACGCGACACGCGCGTTTGCGGAATTCGACGCCGGGCGTTCGGCGTCGCTGGGCGAGACACGGCGCGATGATTCTCTGGGCGATTGCTAGCCTGCGTTCTCCGGGCCTCGGTTCGCGTCTGATCGGCATCGGTCTGTGTGCGTTCACATCGGTGGTCGGTGTTGTCAGCGCTCTGATTGCTGAAAGATTGCGGATATTCGCGAGTGGCGGATTACCGGCTGATC
This genomic stretch from Nocardia brasiliensis ATCC 700358 harbors:
- a CDS encoding glutamate synthase subunit beta, whose product is MADAQGFLKHTKRELPTRRPVPLRLMDWKEVYEEGFAHETLQRQASRCMDCGIPFCHNGCPLGNLIPEWNDLVYKGQWREGIDRLHATNNFPEFTGRLCPAPCEASCVLGINQDPVTIKQVEVELIENAFDEGWVTPVYPTRLTGKRIAVVGSGPAGLAAAQQLTRAGHTVTVFERADRIGGLLRYGIPEFKMEKRFIDRRMAQMEAEGTIFKTGVNVGVDITAEQLREQFDSIVLAGGATIARDLPIPGRELDGIHQAMEFLPWANRVQLGDDVTDADGLPPIHAKGKKVVIIGGGDTGADCLGTSHRQGAESIHQFEIMPRPPEERASSTPWPTYPLMYRVSSAHEEGGERVFSVNTERFVGADGKVTGLQAHEVTMVNGRFEKVDGTDFTLEADLVLLAMGFTGPEKRGLLEELGVGYDQRGNVQRDKGWSTNIPGVFVAGDMGRGQSLIVWAIAEGRAAAAAVDRFLEGETALPAPITPSMVAQR